The following are from one region of the Salminus brasiliensis chromosome 14, fSalBra1.hap2, whole genome shotgun sequence genome:
- the rnf207b gene encoding RING finger protein 207, with protein sequence MSGGIFAPLDNLFDPDSASCHPLVCHLCHEQYEHPCLLDCYHTFCASCLRGRAVDSRLTCPLCGQQSVVKGVTALPPEDRLLKFLVDNSVDCEEAVQCANCDWECKKKDVDAMYYCNTCSQPLCGDCREATHMAKMFSRHEIVPLAKRTKEAHKKCALHEELYIMFSTEKKSMLCINCFRDMPVESRAHCIDIETAYMQGCEKLDQAVLAVKELQTSAREAIILLKAMIGEVRANADEEETAISTLFNSMQEKLAERKRVLLKAAQSQHEEKERAFKEQLSHLSALLPTLQVHLVTCSAFLSSANKFEFLDMGYQLMERLKKIVKLPHRLRPAQSSKINTEYRSEFARCLEPLLLLSQRRSVSTAGSVSGLGLTSGGGLLPSSLSVACHSPAASDMSLGCSVVRKPTSHRYISTKVLLAEGGESPFTEHCRNYENSYRCLQTEMQKLKDQVQEIHRDLTKHHSLIKTDTMSEILDRSLQMDREILSEYSSVEMMKAMFEEIWEETYQRVANEQEIYEAQLHDLLQLKQENTYLTTIARQIGPYIQSIAKVKERLEPRLKEPKELKDDRTETMLKIYEDSTMTANTQHSNELTCAHSLSDDSSLKGKDLYRLSKQKCTTDMGHSSPMKPQLSSHDYPK encoded by the exons ACAGCAGTCTGTTGTGAAAGGAGTAACGGCGCTGCCTCCGGAGGACCGTCTGCTGAAGTTCTTGGTGGATAACTCTGTGGACTGTGAGGAAGCCGTGCAGTGTGCTAACTGTGACTGGGAATGCAAAAAGAAG GATGTGGATGCAATGTATTATTGCAACACTTGTAGCCAGCCCTTGTGTGGAGACTGCAGGGAAGCCACCCACATGGCCAAGATGTTCTCGCGCCATGAAATTGTCCCCCTGGCCAAACGCACCAAGGAAGCCCATAAAAAGTGTG CCCTCCATGAAGAACTATACATCATGTTCTCCACAGAGAAGAAGTCCATGCTTTGCATCAACTGTTTCAGAGACATGCCAGT GGAAAGCAGAGCACACTGCATTGATATTGAGACAGCGTATATGCAAGGCTGTGAAAAACTGGACCAAGCCGTTTTA GCTGTGAAGGAGCTGCAGACATCAGCCCGGGAAGCCATTATTCTGCTGAAGGCTATGATTGGAGAAGTCCGAGCCAATGCGGATGAGGAGGAGACAGCCATTagcactctttttaatagcatGCAG GAAAAActggcagagagaaagagagttctTCTCAAGGCAGCTCAAAG TCAGCATGAGGAAAAGGAAAGAGCTTTTAAAGAACAGCTGTCTCACCTTTCTGCATTACTGCCGACTCTCCAG GTTCATCTCGTCACATGCTCTGCTTTCCTTAGTTCTGCAAATAAATTTGAGTTTTTAGACATGGGTTAT CAACTCATGGAGAGGCTGAAGAAGATAGTAAAGCTGCCGCATAGGCTGAGGCCAGCCCAGAGCAGCAAG ATAAACACGGAGTACCGGTCCGAATTTGCCCGCTGCCTGGAGCCTCTCTTGCTGCTGAGTCAACGGCGATCAGTGTCCACGGCAGGCAGCGTGTCAGGACTGGGCCTGACCAGTGGTGGTGGACT GCTTCCCTCGTCACTGTCAGTGGCTTGTCACTCTCCAGCAGCCAGTGACATGTCCCTGGGCTGCTCTGTGGTGCGTAAGCCAACATCCCATCGCTACATCAGCACTAAAGTCCTACTGGCTGAGGGTGGAGAGAGCCCCTTCACGGAGCACTGCCGCAACTATGAGAACAGCTACAGG TGTTtgcagacagagatgcagaaactTAAGGACCAGGTGCAGGAGATTCACAGGGACTTGACCAAGCACCATTCCCTCATAAAGACAGACACCATGAGTGAGATTCTGGACAGGTCtctgcagatggacagagagaTCTTGTCTGAATACTCCTCTGTTGAAATGATGAAGGCCATGTTTGAGGAG ATTTGGGAGGAGACATACCAGAGGGTGGCAAATGAGCAGGAAATTTATGAAG CACAACTCCATGACTTGCTTCAGTTGAAGCAAGAGAATACGTACCTGACTACCATTGCTCGGCAAATAGGTCCATACATCCAATCAATTGCAAAGGTTAAAGAACGCCTAGAGCCTAG GCTAAAGGAACCTAAGGAGCTCAAAGATGACCGAACTGAAACTATGCTCAAGATTTACGAGGATAGCACCATGACAGCTAATACCCAGCACAG CAATGAACTGACCTGTGCCCACAGCCTATCAGATGACTCAAGTCTCAAAGGCAAGGATCTGTACAGACTGAGCAAGCAGAAATGCACAACAGACATGGGGCACAGTTCCCCCATGAAACCACAGCTCAGTTCCCACGACTATCCAAAATAA
- the icmt gene encoding protein-S-isoprenylcysteine O-methyltransferase — protein sequence MAGSKLVLEGRISIVSFLSGLGVIIIPLLVKFGSHIDWIFDYLTDVNGKIAIAVYLTVINGLLLIIYKGPLYRVAVRACFLGFAFGCGLIISFGETTWTQFGWYMCSLSFFHYSEYLVTAIINPRSLSLDSFLLNHSVEYTLAAISSWMEFTVEKLLVPELKQLNWICFIGLLMVLCGEGLRKSAMLTAGSNFNHIVQNEKAQSHVLVTSGVYAFFRHPSYVGWFYWSIGTQIMLFNPLCFMAYTLASWRFFRERVEEEEISLIHFFGEDYIEYKKKVPTGLPFISGIRVNS from the exons ATGGCAGGCAGTAAGTTGGTGCTGGAAGGGAGGATAAGTATTGTAAGCTTTCTCTCAGGGCTTGGGGTGATAATAATACCCCTGCTTGTCAAATTCGGCTCCCATATTGACTGGATATTCGATTACCTCACTGATGTAAACGGGAAAATAGCCATTGCAGTTTATTTAACAGTTATCAACGGTCTGCTGCTCATCATATACAAGGGACCTCTATACAGG GTCGCCGTGCGAGCTTGCTTTCTAGGCTTTGCTTTCGGATGTGGCCTGATAATAAGTTTTGGCGAAACGACATGGACACAGTTTGGCTG GTACATGTGTTCACTGTCGTTCTTCCACTACTCGGAGTACCTGGTCACGGCCATCATCAACCCCCGCAGTCTGTCGCTAGACTCCTTCTTGCTCAACCACAGTGTTGAATACACCTTAGCAGcaatctcctcctggatggagTTCACTGTGGAGAAGCTGCTTGTTCCAG AGCTGAAGCAGCTGAACTGGATCTGTTTCATCGGGCTGCTAATGGTATTATGTGGAGAAGGGCTGCGCAAGTCTGCTATGCTGACAGCAGGATCCAACTTCAACCACATAGTGCAGAATGAGAAGGCCCAGAGCCACGTGCTGGTCACTAGTGGTGTGTACGCATTCTTTAGACACCCATCCTATGTGGGCTGGTTCTACTGGAGCATTGGTACTCAG ataATGTTGTTCAACCCATTATGCTTCATGGCCTATACTCTGGCTAGCTGGCGGTTCTTCCGGGAGCGTGTTGAAGAAGAGGAGATCTCTCTCATCCATTTCTTTGGAGAAGATTACATTGAGTACAAAAAGAAAGTCCCCACTGGCTTGCCCTTTATCTCAGGCATTAGGGTAAACTCGTAA